The sequence GTGACCACAGGGGAAAGTGTGGAAAAAAAACAAATCTTGATACAATTTTAGAAACGATCATTTAGTTTTCTAAGCTCAAGAATTTATATTTGTCGAGTTTATCTATTCATCAAAAATCAATTATTGGCAGGCTAGCTAACCAATTTTACTTATGAAATACAAACGAATTCTGCTCAAACTCAGTGGTGAGGCTTTGATGGGGCCCAATGGCTACGGCATTGACTCCGAAAAACTAAAGCAATACACCCAGGAAATCAAAAAGGTTAAGGAACTGGGTGTAGAGCTCGCCATTGTCATTGGCGGCGGAAACATTTTTAGGGGCGTTCAAGGAGAAAAAGTCGGCATCGATAGGGTGCAGGGCGATTACATGGGAATGCTGGCCACCCTGATCAATGCCATGGCCCTCCAAAGCTCCCTGGAGCAAAACGAGATGTACACCCGACTTATGTCCGGCATTAAAATTGAAAGTGTCTGTGAGCCTTTTATCCGAAGAAGGGCCATCCGACACTTGGAAAAAGGAAGGATTGTGATTTTTGGTGCAGGGATAGGAAACCCCTACTTCACCACTGATTCGACCGCCAGCCTCAGGGCCATTGAGATCGAAGCCGATGTGGTGCTAAAAGGTACTCGGGTAGACGGTGTCTATACGGCCGATCCGGAAAAAGACAAAAATGCAGAACGATATACCAATATCTCCTTCCAGGAAGTCTACGAAAAAAACCTGAACGTAATGGACATGACTGCCTTTACACTCTGCCAGGAAAACAACCTGCCGATTATTGTGTTTGATATGAATAAAGCCGGAAACCTGGAAGATTTGGTTAAAGGAGAAGAAGTTGGTACTTTAATTACCTCAAATTAAGTAAACATAAAGATGGAAGAGATACAGTTAGAGCTCGATGCAGCCAAGGAACAAATGCAAAAAGCGGTAGACCATACCGCCAGTGAACTCCTCAAAATCAGGGCAGGAAAAGCCATGCCCAACTTGGTGGACGGGATCATGGTCAACTACTACGGTGCCCCCACCCCGATCCAACAGGTAGCTTCAGTCAATACTCCTGACGCCAGGACATTGGCCATCAAACCTTGGGAAAAAAACCTGATCGGCGAAATCGAAAAAGCCATCATCAATTCTGACTTGGGGCTGGCCCCACAAAACAACGGGGAAATCGTCATTCTGACCATTCCGCCGCTTACGGAAGAGCGGAGAAAAGACTTGGTAAAACACGTCAAAAACGAATGCGAAAACGGTAAAATCAGTGTAAGAAACGCTAGAAAAGAAACCAATGACGCCCTAAAGAAACTCCAAAAAGATGGTGTTTCAGAAGACGAGGTCAAAAGGGCTGAAGACAAAGTCCAAAAATTAACGGATGAATTTTCGGCCAAAATAGACGCCCTCTTCGAGAAAAAAGAAGCAGAAATCATGAAGGTGTAAGTATCATCCTTCAGCTTATCATAACCAAAAGCCCGGATTATTTCGGGCTTTTTTGTTATACCATAATGCTATTCTTAACTCGTTGCGCTAGTTAGAAAAAGTCCTAAATAGTAATGTATGGATTGACTAAGCGGGGAGGCTGACACAGCAGCGAGCCGGCGATGGCCTTGAGGGTAGAAGCTTTGCTGTGTCTTGATTTTTCTTTGCTTCGTTTCTTTTCATCTAAGGAAAAGAAATGAAGAAGTAAAATTACAGAGCAGCCCTATCAATAGGAACATAAACAATAGCCGAAAAAACACCCTTTTCAATGATCACCTCTTTGATAACGTTCTTGAGAATTTCTTTCACAACTTCAGTACCTCTCTAATTATTTTGGAGGCTGAAAGCTCATGTTTCATAATATTGCAAGAAGCACAAAACACCACTACTACTAAATAAATCCCACAAAAACTTTTACGTTCATTCATATCTATTGCACAATCCGCGTCATCATCATTTCACCCATCCAATGCCAGATCAATAATGAACGCCACCAATATTTACTTCCACTTCGTATGCTGTATATTCATATTCAGGATCCAGCGAACCCTCCACCAGAAATGTCTCCTCCTGCAATTTGGCACCTGTGTTTAGTAACACGATAATAGTATGTAACATATCGACCTTTACTAAGAAGCTGTGGTTTTTGAAAATGTATTGGAACTTCTTTTGCAACGTCTACACCGCCCATATACCATTTCGGGCGAAAGGTACCTCAATCGTATTTTTCCACTCCACAATCCTTCGGCTTGGTCGGAAATTCCTCATCCCCAGAAATATTGCTTACCCCCTTTCACCCCATCACTCTCCAAAATCAACATTAATAAACGTCGCTATGCCCAACCGGACTCCCCCGCGGGAATATTCGCCGTTTTCAAACCCAGCCCCCACTTCCAGCCTGAATATCCTGAACAGGTTGTCCAGGGAATAGCCCACCTCCCAGTAATGTGGGGAATGCGCTGTTTTTAAGTAATTAAGGAAAACATTTTCCCGAACCCCTGAGAACCGCAGCACTGGCAGCTGGGTCAACAAAAACTTCC comes from Echinicola vietnamensis DSM 17526 and encodes:
- the frr gene encoding ribosome recycling factor codes for the protein MEEIQLELDAAKEQMQKAVDHTASELLKIRAGKAMPNLVDGIMVNYYGAPTPIQQVASVNTPDARTLAIKPWEKNLIGEIEKAIINSDLGLAPQNNGEIVILTIPPLTEERRKDLVKHVKNECENGKISVRNARKETNDALKKLQKDGVSEDEVKRAEDKVQKLTDEFSAKIDALFEKKEAEIMKV
- the pyrH gene encoding UMP kinase, with product MKYKRILLKLSGEALMGPNGYGIDSEKLKQYTQEIKKVKELGVELAIVIGGGNIFRGVQGEKVGIDRVQGDYMGMLATLINAMALQSSLEQNEMYTRLMSGIKIESVCEPFIRRRAIRHLEKGRIVIFGAGIGNPYFTTDSTASLRAIEIEADVVLKGTRVDGVYTADPEKDKNAERYTNISFQEVYEKNLNVMDMTAFTLCQENNLPIIVFDMNKAGNLEDLVKGEEVGTLITSN